A genomic window from Camelina sativa cultivar DH55 chromosome 2, Cs, whole genome shotgun sequence includes:
- the LOC104723937 gene encoding probable WRKY transcription factor 48, whose translation MEKKIEEDHHHHHHQEKQQKEIKNTVTKIEHQRRQEQQQRQQISQASSSSNIMANLVTSSDHHHHQLELAAGNNLSSIFDTSSLPFPYSYFEDQSSNNPNSFLDLLRQDHQFASSSNSSSFSFDAFPLPTNNNNPFFTDLPLPQAESSEVVNTAPTSPNSTSFSSSSNEAANDNNNSGKEVTVKDQEEGDQQQDQKGTTTTKPQLKAKKKNQKKAREARFAFLTKSDIDNLDDGYRWRKYGQKAVKNSPYPRSYYRCTTVACGVKKRVERSSDDPSIVMTTYEGQHTHPFPMTPRGHIGMLTSPILDHGATTASSSSFSIPQPRYLLTQHHQPYNMYTNSSLSMINRSSSDGTFVNPGPSSSFPGFGYDISQASTSTSSSIRDHGLLQDILPSQIRSDSVNTQTNEEVKK comes from the exons atggagaagaagatagaagaggatcatcatcaccatcatcatcaagaaaaacaacaaaaagaaatcaagaacacaGTGACAAAGATCGAACACCAAAGaagacaagaacaacaacaaagacaacaaaTCTCTCaagcatcatcttcatcaaacatcatgGCGAATCTAGTTACGTcatcagatcatcatcatcatcagttggAGCTAGCTGCTGGGAATAATCTCTCAAGCATCTTCGATACTTCATCTTTACCTTTTCCTTATTCTTATTTCGAAGATCAATCCTCTAATAATCCCAATTCTTTCCTCGACTTGCTCCGACAAGATCATCAGTTTGCTTCTTCCTCTAattcctcttctttctcattcGATGCCTTTCCTCTccccaccaacaacaacaacccctTTTTTACGGATTTGCCCTTGCCTCAAGCTGAGTCATCAGAAGTTGTGAACACTGCACCGACTTCTCCAAACTCAACCTCATTCTCATCTTCCTCCAACGAAGCTGCAAATGATAACAACAATAGTGGTAAGGAAGTTACTGTTaaagatcaagaagaaggagatcaacaacaagaccaaaagggtactactactactaagcCACA gttgaaggcaaagaagaagaatcagaagaaagCTAGAGAAGCTAGGTTTGCGTTTCTGACTAAAAGCGATATTGATAATCTTGACGACGGTTATAGGTGGAGAAAATACGGCCAGAAAGCTGTCAAAAACAGTCCTTATCCCAG AAGCTATTATCGTTGCACCACAGTGGCTTGTGGAGTAAAGAAGAGAGTGGAGAGATCCTCCGATGATCCTTCAATCGTCATGACAACCTACGAAGGTCAACACACTCACCCTTTCCCCATGACGCCACGTGGACACATCGGAATGCTTACGTCGCCGATCCTTGACCACGGTGCAACCACCGCGTCATCATCGTCATTCTCTATCCCTCAGCCACGCTACTTGCTGACTCAACATCATCAACCCTACAACATGTACACCAACAGCTCTCTAAGTATGATCAATAGAAGCTCCTCCGATGGTACTTTCGTTAATCCAgggccatcatcatcattccccGGGTTTGGTTATGATATCTCACAAGCTTCTacatcaacttcttcttccattAGAGATCATGGATTGCTCCAAGATATTCTTCCTTCGCAGATCAGATCCGATTCTGTTAACACTCAAACCAATGAAGAGGTTAAGAAATGA